A window of Thalassophryne amazonica chromosome 21, fThaAma1.1, whole genome shotgun sequence contains these coding sequences:
- the bmp2b gene encoding bone morphogenetic protein 2b: MVAVVRTLMVLLLAQVLLEGAAGLIPEVGRRKYSESGKQTPEQSESFLNEFELRLLNMFGLKRRPTPSKQAVVPQYMVDLYRMHSANGDRGARRPRSMGKHAERAASKANTIRSFHHEESLEALASLKGKTTQQFYFNLTSIPEEELITSAELRIYRDQVTVAVNPDNSSRNANTSDSTLAGGFHRINVYEIFGVPAAQGGEPLARLLDTRLVQDTFSRWESFDVSPAVSQWTSGKGHNHGFMVEMFHPEEGGTDGEHTQARSRHVRVSRSLHQDQDSWVQARPLLVTYGHDGHGDSVLHTREKRQAALRKQRRKHQHKASCRRHALYVDFSDVGWNEWIVAPPGYHAFYCHGECPFPLADHLNSTNHAIVQTLVNSVNSNIPRACCVPTELSPISLLYLDEYEKVILKNYQDMVVEGCGCR, encoded by the exons ATGGTCGCCGTGGTCCGCACTCTCATGGTACTGCTGCTCGCTCAGGTGTTGCTGGAAGGTGCTGCGGGACTTATCCCCGAGGTCGGCAGGAGGAAATACAGCGAATCCGGGAAGCAGACCCCTGAGCAGTCGGAGAGCTTCCTCAACGAGTTTGAGCTTCGGCTACTGAATATGTTTGGACTGAAGCGCAGGCCGACCCCGAGCAAGCAAGCCGTGGTGCCGCAGTACATGGTGGACCTTTACCGCATGCACTCAGCGAACGGGGACCGCGGCGCGAGACGACCCAGGAGCATGGGGAAGCACGCAGAGAGAGCAGCCAGCAAGGCCAACACGATTAGGAGCTTTCACCACGAAG aGTCTCTGGAGGCCCTGGCGAGCCTGAAAGGCAAGACCACCCAGCAGTTCTATTTCAACCTCACTTCTATCCCTGAAGAGGAACTCATCACCTCTGCAGAGCTCCGTATCTACAGGGACCAGGTCACAGTTGCTGTAAACCCAGATAACAGCTCCAGAAACGCCAACACGAGTGACAGCACTCTCGCCGGTGGCTTTCACCGTATCAACGTTTATGAGATATTCGGAGTTCCCGCTGCACAAGGCGGGGAACCTCTGGCACGTCTGCTGGACACTCGGTTAGTGCAAGACACTTTCAGCCGCTGGGAGAGCTTTGACGTCAGCCCCGCTGTGTCTCAGTGGACGTCAGGGAAAGGCCACAACCACGGCTTCATGGTGGAGATGTTTCACCCAGAGGAGGGGGGGACTGATGGAGAGCACACTCAGGCACGTAGCAGGCATGTCAGGGTGAGCCGGTCCTTGCACCAGGACCAGGACTCGTGGGTTCAGGCTCGGCCGCTGCTAGTAACGTACGGCCACGACGGCCACGGTGACTCTGTCCTCCATACGCGGGAAAAACGCCAGGCTGCGCTCCGCAAACAACGCAGAAAACACCAGCACAAAGCCAGCTGCAGGAGGCATGCCCTCTACGTGGACTTCAGCGACGTGGGGTGGAACGAGTGGATAGTGGCGCCCCCTGGCTATCACGCCTTTTACTGCCACGGGGAGTGCCCGTTCCCCCTGGCAGACCACCTGAACTCTACCAACCATGCCATTGTGCAAACGCTGGTCAACTCAGTTAACTCGAACATTCCCAGAGCCTGCTGTGTGCCCACCGAACTCAGTCCCATCTCGCTGCTCTACCTGGACGAGTATGAGAAGGTCATCCTGAAGAACTACCAGGACATGGTGGTGGAGGGGTGTGGCTGCCGGTGA